The sequence below is a genomic window from Humulus lupulus chromosome 3, drHumLupu1.1, whole genome shotgun sequence.
tttaataaaaattaagattatatactatatattattattataatgatattttataacatttaaatttgaatttacatttaaatttatgttaatataattattatatatgtagtattctattaaatatcattataataatgatattttataatatttgaatttatattaatataattaataaatatctgtTTTTAATTAGTTTGATAGGTATATTCcgtttttatatttataatattctgttaaagttaacaaaacaaaccattaaaacaaaaaatttatgttatctacacatttttatatagaagagatatatgcaAATTatctactcttttttttttctcttcttactctttttttgtttttttaattaaatccttcaaagaaaatgttaattttaatttattttaacccTCTTTCGTAAGTTTATTTAGTAcaaaattattcatttataataaagaagtttgaaagaaaaaaaaaatacacacctatagtttattaaaaattaattgatatacatctcaataatatttttaattgaaataattCAAAGGAAAAATTTAATCTTATTTTCTTAAGTATAAAATAAGAAcaaataacatttaaaaaaaaacatgtatctcattaaaaataaaattagtagtaaaattgaaatatgttcaactttcatatttacaaaatatatacatattaataatCTAGTGTATACAGGTGATGTATTATATGTATGAAGTGATAAGAGTGTGtggaaaaatatataattttattgttcaataaggatatttttgtaaattcataaagaaagtatatatgtaaaaataaataattaattagttttaaaaaaatgtggAAAGAAATATATAgtcaaatttatatataattgatcacttaatttttgtaaaaaaaataccAATAAATTTAATAACTACAAGATGAgctatattaatattataatagaGGTGGTTGTGAGTGATTATGGTAGCATAGAACATGAAATAGTTTTAGTTGAATTATAGTGCATGTTGAATATCATGAAATAAATATATGACCCCATTTTCCTCGTACGTACAGATAGATTTTAATTTTAACAAGTAATAGAAATATTTATGGGGAGAAGCAATAATAATAAACTCAAATTTTGACAAAAATTAAACCCTAATTGAAAGTAATTATATCAACTATATATGTATCCCATTGTATTGACCCTCAATTAACAATGAATTTGTATTATTGGGGGATTTTTAgcaaaaatatatgattttgagaATTTCATAATTAATCTCTTTTTATAGGGGGTTGGTTTTTGTGTACTATTTTGGGTTTGGACAAGATCACGACTTTTTCTCCTTGTCTCTCTCTTTGTGGGGTCATGAAGAAAAccctaataaatattattattgtacatatttatttaatatttagtCCAAAAGATCTTTTGTAGTTATTAATTACTAGGAATTAGTAAGGATGGTAATTTTACTCATTTACCCATGAGTAGGATATTACCTGATAAATTAGGATTTAGGGTAGGATGAGGGTACAAAAATATGTACCCGATGCGGGTATAGGGTAGGGTACGGGTATAGGTGTACCCAACCATATTATCCTACCATACTCGATTATGTTATATTCTAATTAATTttacaaatataaatattatatcatATTAATATTTACAACCTCTAATACATTTTGTaagtatattttattaaattttttaaaatattttttattttaaattttataaggGTAGGGTTACCCATAGTACCATTCGTTAGGGTATATACCCATACTCTACTCGCAAAAAATTGTAGTATAATAGAGCAAAGTATAGGTAGAGTTTTTTTTATAGGGTAGGGTCGTAGAATAGACATACCTTACTCATACCCTACTCGTTGTCATCCCTATGAATTAGTCATAATCGTATCATTACAAATTGATCAATAATATGATCACACCTTCTAATTTTTgggattattaaaaaataattataaaattgaaaAGTATTAGCAAATTAACCCCATAcattattaaatttaaaacaatTTATTTTTAGCTTTCCCATTCATTTTATTATATTCATTACTATAAATAAATTATTCCACGCcatatttgtcacaattttattcacaaatatttacatatttttaATATGCAAAAATGTATAATTATATTAGTTTACATAACAtcctaaatttataaaatatatatatacaatattataAATTATACATAACAcatatacaatattttcaatcatattattttgtttctattttcttttgAATTCTTAAATTTGATTAGAGTAAGGTTATCCGTGGATACTCAACATCATTAGGGTAGAGTATCATTAAAACTTTTTTTTGACAGAGTAAGAACGTAGAATAAATATACCTTACCAAAACTCTATCTGTTGTCATTCAAAATGGTCGAGTGTAAAGAGTAGAGCATGTCTCTTCGAGAATTAGAGTATGAATAAAGAGGAAAGTTATGATTGAAATAGCCTAGGTCAAGTTATGGAATTTAGGGGATGGCTCTCTTGTCAAAATGGATTAATAGCATCACtcttttattttctcatttatcTTTTTTTTGGGAGAAtgataactttattgaaaataaTCAAAATGTCGTACAACCTAGAAACTAAACATCCCTAAGAAAGGAGTGAATGTCATCTAGCCAAACAAGTTGTCTATCCATCCGAAGAGCATGCACAGCTAATCCATGAGCAGCCATAATGGCCCACCGACAAACATGGATTATGGACACTcctggaaatctggataacaaactTGCTATATCCTCTAACAAAGACCCAAGGTCGTTGAAAAATGATTCTCTCTTAGCATAGACAGACACAAATGCAAGACAATCAGTTTCGACTACATGAACTGATAGACCTAATGAaaaaatccaattcgaagctaCTATTAACGCCACACATTCTGCCTGTATAACTGTAAAGCCTCCTACAAAATAAGGAAAACAAAAAAACAATAAAAGATTGGTAAGGAGAAGGACATGAAAAATCGAAACATAAAGATAAGAGAAATATAGGGGGACAATATaaagaaaattatatataatactcCTAAGAATGAGCATAAGATGTAAAACCGAATGGGCGTATGCCCCTGTCGGTTGTAAATACAGTAGAAAGACAACACAGGAAGATTATATGAGTTTATGTCAAAGTCAGAAACTATGGAGGAacaaagaaacatattaatcagACTGCAAAACAAACCAAGATctagttaaaaataataataataataataataaaaaaaaaaattaattaaaatggaaATAAAGTATGGCCAACCCAAATCAACATTACATTTCCTCAACTAGGAGAGGACAGAGTAACGTTGGATGTTCAAGTATTGGTAACCTAACAAAAAtatgcttcttttttttttatcattatgtTTGCTAGAAGTAGTTGAAAATAGCCCACTATATTGTACCATAGGGTAAGAAATGAGTGTTTAAATCTATGCCATAACAGAAGTATCTACTCAAATATTTATGCAATAAATCATTTGCTCTGACTTAGTCTAATAATACTTATTACATTAATTATTAATGCACCATCGAAAATTATCATTTTTCTTAGCAAAACTAGTAGCGATTGACTTAATCTAATATGGCTAGTGTTTTCTAAAATGCAATCTCCACTAGAAAGTGACTAGAGAAttcaaaatagaaagaaaaaaagacaTATCAAATAAAGTGATTTAAAGAGGGACATGAGAGAAAGTAACAAGAGAAAAAAGAGACTGAAAATgaagagaaaataatataaaaaaggtTGATTTAAGATTTTTAACATGCAAAATTTTAGGAAATTTATGTGGTGCAACTTTCAAAAAGAGGCACACTAATGCACCTTCTTCTATTTTCGGTCAATGAATAAAATTGGCGCAGTTAATTTTTATGACTCAAgttatgaataatttacaatgtcgaaAATAAAGTTTAATCAGATTATTACATTCGTGATTATTTTTTCAATGCGTTTGAAAAACAATatatttgaactttgttttcagtaTCAACAATtatttcaaaaatttacaagataatctaaataaccacaatctacaaaataataaaaaagaataatcacgtcaaaaatccaaaaaaatgCACCATAGAAGCACCCAAAAATTTTATAATAActtttcaaatatattttttttataggtTCCAATGTCAAACACCCTTAATTTTGCCTACTTTGTTAGTACAAGAGCCGTTCTGTAAAACCAGGCATAATTCAGAACTAGTCAGATTGGACCACTTCTAGTCAGACATtggataagtttttttttttatttttgaacaatccTAGTTTCAGAATAGGCATTAAAACCCAACCCTTCATTACCAACTCCAGTACTGCAATTAGTACTTACTTCCGACATGTCATATAAACTAATACACTATTACATATTCGAAATGCTACAAAGTACTGAAAGTGAAATTTCCATAACAAAGAAATAAGATGACCAACATTATTATTTTGAGCTCAAAAAAGTGCCTGCATGTACCAAATTTGCTCTATAATTGAACACACAATTAAAAGCACACCAAAGCAGATTAagactactgctactactggtCCAAACCCCATTAACACTAGTTATCGAATCGgagataattttttgaaaaatgaCTTCTAATCTCGGTgtctaaaacaccattttgaaaagaaaaaaaatatcgaAAAGAGACTTGTTTTGCCAAACAGTCCTTTTCAAAAATTTAGCATGATAATATTATAGACTTGTGGATATTGTTGTTGTTTGATACATTTAAAGATGACCAAGCCGACTGCCAACTACCAACTACCAAAGATTATGAAGAGGTTCTTGACATAATTAACAGTTGCCTCCTCATGGAAAACAAAATACATAATTTGTTTGGAAAGAGATTATTATTTACTTTCAGGCTTTAATTTGAGTGGACAGTTTTCAGCTGCTAACTATAATTGTTGAAAATTTGCAAACTAAAAATGCACAATCATAATGCAACAAAACATAGATACTTAACAGCTATATCGAAATCGAATAACAACCCTAATCTGATCCAACTCCAGTACAAGATTACAGATTGCAGAACATTGAAACTGTCATTTATTTGCTATCTACCTCTAAAACAAAGAGACAGAGGGAGAGAGAGGTGAATTTTTCACCAATTTTGACAAAAATAGTCTCTTGCAGGCTTATATTTGACAAGTTAGAAAAAAAATCACATATATATGATTTAGTTTCAAGCAAAAACACTAGGGGTAGGAGAATTCTTGGTCAATAAAATCACAAATCTTGCATATCATAGCATATGGTATAAATTACAGAACTTCACAGTTGGCCCTTTTCACCTAAACTAGTTTTCAGCGCCATCTAGCTGTCACCTAACAATACGAAATTTTGGACTACCAAGCAAGTTTCAACATATTTCTTTGAAACTTGTAATaaatttatttacaaaatatttatgttagaaactaaaataaaatgactggcAAAGATGATTTTACCAATCATCGTGCGCACATCCGCACCAGCAGAGTTCATCATAACCATGTCTAATACTAAGCAAGTTTTAACATATTTCTTTGAAACTTTTAAGAACTTTATTTACTAACTATTGATGTTAGAAACTAAAAAAAATGCCTGGTGAAGATGATTTTACCAATCATCGTGTGCACATCCGCACTAGCGGGGTTCTTCATAACCACGTCTAATAGATTTTGTTGCGTTCCTGAAGGAAGCAGTTGACCAGACCGGGCGTGCGAGAAAGATGCATGGCCAGCTATGATTTTCCTGTATCCTGATCTGGACAAACATCAAGTCCCGTATTTGTTAGTACAGTTTGTCCAGCAAATAGTGTAAAGAGAACTTAAATGCACAGAAAATATTACACCAGTTGAGCGAACAAAACAGATGAACAGGATAGAACCTGTGATTCTTCCCATAGTAGGGTGCAATACAATCATAAACACAGATAACCATATCATTTACTCCAAAATAAAATGGATCATCATTGCAACAATTATCAGCTATAGATGCACTTCATTTCAACACAATTATTCAGCTCTTTCCAGTAGATTAATGTAATAATAAAACCAACTATTGCTACATTATCGAATTGAAATCGAGGCAATCAAGCTGCAATTAATAGGGCTAGACTGATGCCACATCAGGACACCTTCCATACAGCCAAGTGTCAACTGTCGAGGATAACTATAAAGCGAGTGAAAAGGCATCATCCTACTTTCGATCACCTTCAACTGCAATTCATTCCTTTTTGGTATTTTCTTAAATCCCAAACATAAATTTGCAATCAAGTGCTTTTCGACTTACTTGTATGTAACAAGAAAAAGATCAAATACAAGAGAAAATGTCACTTTATGCACAAATATTTCTTCCTTTGAATGGaaacaaaaaatacataaaaattcgaaTGATTACATTGACACAGAGGACAAGGTATTCTccaacaaaacaaacaaaagcaAACTCGGAAACATTAACAAACAAATTAGTTGGACAATGGACAAACAAGCCTTCAGTAACTATGGTCAAATGAAGAGGAAAGTCATTGCACTCTTTAATTATTATACTGAAGCCCAGCAGCAAGGTAGAATTTTCTCCCTCTCCCACTGACATCCCCCCAAAACCCGCTTCTTGTCCTTCAAAAGTTGCCTCAACCAATTTATCCAAAACATTACTGTAAATAAATGACCAtggaatatattttattattctctgTTTACGGCTGTTAAAACAAAGATATATAAACGGCGCACATTACAACCTTAACAATCCTTATTTCTCTCCTTAAATCAATGAGAATTACAACCAAACAGGAAATTGAAATCTTGAATACTAAAAATTACAACTAATTGATTCTAATTATTTTGACAATTACTACTATCTTGTTAGGATTGGGTTGTTAATATAAACAGCTGGCTGTTTGACCCAACTTATCAAGTGCTAGGGGAGTTGGAGAACAGGTGTTCCAGGGTGGTTAGCATAGCTCAAATAGTTAGGCATGTGGGTTTGCTCCCACATGGTTTGAGATTTGAGTCACTCATGGGCACCTCCTACCAAGAAACCACATGGAAAAGGTCCTTAATGGGGACATCCCAAGTTAAGGACCTTTTCATTGGGCAGAAGAGTCACCAAAacactatatcatatacatatataagacAATACTTAATTCTCTGCTTAAAACAGCAAAATTAGAACAGTGTTTTCTCCTATTATGTGTTCACACCAATTCAGTAATTATATACACTTGGGTATAGAAATCACAAATAAACTGATGCTtctgtattattatttttttttaactgaATGATAGAAAGGGACAATTACAATAGACAACCAAGTGTTCAAGAGACTTAGCATACTCCCACAGAGCCAAAGCTCACAACAATAGAAAATACATGATTTTATCCATACAACACTATGTTAGGTCTCCTATACATTTCACATATAGCAGAAGAGCTAAGAGAGCGAGTGAGTAAGGGCAGGGGTGTCTTTTGTTGAGTAAGGGGTAGTTTGGTAATTGCTGAGGTAGTTAGGATCCTTTTGTATTGGGATCAGGGGGAATGTCAGGGGTATGTTGGAGCTGATTGCTTTTGCATCTCTGGAGAGTACAGGACTCTCAAATTTCCTGGTGTACTGATCTCCCAATTCCATTACGGTATATTCAATACAAGTGCAACTTTTCATCATCTTTTGGATATTGGTCTTGTTATTTGCTATTGTATACTGTTTCATTGAAGTTTGCAGAGAAGTGGGCACGTCATACTACCCTTTCAATATAGCTGAAGCACACACAACACACTCGCAGCTACCTAAGCCTAAACCAACATCTCAGATCCTCGGAACAGAATATTGAAAAATATTGCCAGTTCAATATTCTCTAACCACCTTGATACATGCTGGTCCCAGGAGACATCAGGGAATTAGTGTAGTGGCTGGGGTTTGAACTTGACACAACTGCCCAAGTCAGACCTTACTCAAAGCACCCTTGCCACTAGACCAATGCCCTAGGAAAACTTTCCAACAATCTCTATAGTGAATGAAACTCAAAAGTTCGTCACTTTTCCATGATATCGTTATATTTCTCACCTGGTGGCCAGTCTCCAAACGGAAAGttataatctagtcacaacctaAATCTTAATAAAATAACCATACAAGATCCACTTCTCACACATTCTTCATGAAGCTCAACAATTGCAGAACCCGTGAAAAAAAGACCTATCCTAGCTATAATACCATCAGTTCAAATACATAGTCTTTTTAGCAAATTTCAATTAAGATCCTTGATCATCAAGAAGTAATCTGTGTGAATTATGCATTATTGAAATATTAAACTAGataatcaaaatttaaatttacaaACCAGCAACCAATTGAAGAACCCCTTTTTTAAATATGAAACAACAAACCATATTTTATCAAGACAATAACAAAGTAAAAAGAGGCATGAAGACTCCTACATAGAAAATTTACAAGAAGAAAAAGTAATTCTTACCCAACCCCTTAACAAATCCAAACACAAGACTCATACTTCAATTCTTGCCTTTGTTTACACGCCTACACTCAAtcatgcatcatcatcatcactagAATCACTACAACGTGTGTTTAATAATGAATCCAAAGGTGAGACAAGAGGGAAATGAGAAAGAACATTTCAATATATCTTATATGATTTCTTCATGACTGACAAATAACAATATCTACCAATATACAATACAAGAGATAGGAACATATGTTGGATGATAAATAACAATGAGCGAACCAAGagtaagaaaaatacaatatatGGCCAAAAGAAGTGATGAATTATACCGTAATCGTTGAACAAAGGAAAAGGTTTCTGAACACAGAGAGAGATGCAAGGAAGTGATGCGCAATGAAATGTGATAAGAAAAAAGGAATCTTTACCAATGATACAAAGTTTGGTTGTGTATCCGATAGTTGAGAAGTTAGAAATGCAATGACATGGTTAGCACTTAAAATATAAAACTGCAGTTCATGTTGTATCTTAAGTAGAAAGATTAGAGCTTTTAGTCTCACCCTTACTGCATCTTCTCCGTTTGTTTCTCCTGATATTAGCCTCAGATTCACCTTTCACCCCACTTGTTGATTCATTAAGCCCAAAAGGATGATACTTTAATGACTTCAACTCTTTTCTTGCAATATCAAACCTCTGCTTCTCTTCCTTCTGCCTCAAAACGCAGCCGAAAAGAAAAACCCATCACACTATTCTTTAAACATTAGATACAAAACTCAAAAATCTCACACAACTTACATAAGCTCTTTCGAAACCACAAATCTGTTGCCTGCAAAGCTTGAGCTCCATCTCCATGGCACGAACTCGAGACTCAACTGGCACAACATTCTGCTCCACTATCTGCTTGTGCCTTCCACGAACCACTTCTGGCTGCCACACATTCAAAGCCACCGATGCTTGCCTGAATGAATCGAAATATCCAAAACTAAAACTTGaacgagaaaaaaaaaacaaaaaaagtcaCCATAGTAGTCCTCGAGAAAATCACCATTACCTAATTTTGCTCAAACTCGATAACTCAGCAAGAGTTGCTCTCATCCTATCTTGCTCCTCCGCCAAACGACTCGCCAACTCCTTAACTCTTTCCAAATGTTCAGCAATTTGGCTCTCTTTTCTTAGCAATGCCCTCCTCTGAGCCGCTAACTTCTTCTCTCTGTCCCTCTCAAACCTAAAACCCTAAACCAATATCAGAAAAGGCAATAGAGAATCGTAAACCTGATTACACACGGCAGAAAACAAACTCAGTTTTTACTCACCTGCACTTGTACAATGACTTGGAGGAGAGCAATGGCGAACGGCAACGGTCGACCGAGAAATCAGAGGAGAGAAGATGGGACCAGAGATCGTCGTCGGAAGATAATCGGCGAAAGCGTACGGAGGTGATTGAAAGGCAACAGAGATCTTTGAAGGTCAAATCGCGACTGTGAACACCAAGTTCTAGAATTCGCCTCCATAGCTCGTCTGGTAGAGCCGACGACGGCATGTCTATATTGAGCCCTTaattgtttttgtattttttttttcgttGATATATGTTGTTTTGCACGAGAATAATTGGTAAAAatctaaacttttttttttgtagttatTTTGCAAAATTGTATTTTACAATATAAAAGTTGATATGGATTGTGTTTGCATAAGAGTGATTGGGACAAACTTCGTCTTGTTGCCGAATATCTCGTTCGTACACATCTTGTTATGTTCTTTATAGTTGTGGTAATAATATGATGATTGCATTTGGAGTAATTCGCGGCAAAACTCTTATCTCTACAATTCTTTAGTGCACTCCCAATAGTTTCTCTGCTCTATCTTTCAAAAGAGAAATGCTAAGGGGCACCATTGGTGCCCAATACTACAAGGAGGTAGCATATTGCTATTAGTGCAATCCAATATCGGGTCccacacatttgaatttaataaatattatgagatATCGCTAACCAACTATAGGGTaccacctcatgtggtgttgggtGTGACGTGATGctcctttggcacacccacatagGGCCATTTTGTAAGCGAGCATGcattggtgcttgatcattagtcaagtcttgcaccaagcaaccacATGGGGTAGGTTAGTGGCagtattgtaattatttatatatcTCATATATGTTACTGAGAAGACCTTGTATctctagaaggctccttagggggaggtgacttggtgacttagggaagcatcATGGCCACCAGTAGATAGGGGCTAAAATTGGGTACTCCCTTGCCATACCAAGGCTATACatattaataaaacgatgtttatccatacttgcacGTGTATGCTTCCTTATTGTCTATGTGTTACTTGATTTTTGTCTTTGTTGGGCCATCGCATGCCACTTGCATTGTTATATGCTTTTGTGTGGTGTGGACGTTCtatggaatgacttgctttgtgcttgctcata
It includes:
- the LOC133824784 gene encoding F-box protein SKIP24, with the translated sequence MPSSALPDELWRRILELGVHSRDLTFKDLCCLSITSVRFRRLSSDDDLWSHLLSSDFSVDRCRSPLLSSKSLYKCRFERDREKKLAAQRRALLRKESQIAEHLERVKELASRLAEEQDRMRATLAELSSLSKIRQASVALNVWQPEVVRGRHKQIVEQNVVPVESRVRAMEMELKLCRQQICGFERAYKEEKQRFDIARKELKSLKYHPFGLNESTSGVKGESEANIRRNKRRRCSKDQDTGKS